CGCGGCACGTACAGGTCGAACACGAAACTGCCGCCGGTCTTCAGGTGCGCGTGAATGTTCTCCAGGCCCTGCAACTGCTCGTTCGGGGTGTACAGGTGCATCAGCGCGTTGAACGGCGCGATCACCGTCTCGAAGCGTTCATCCAGGCGGAAGGTCCGCACGTCGCCCTGCACGAAGCGCATGTTCAGGCTGTCTTTCGCGGCGCGTTCCTGGGCGCGTTCGATCATGCGGGCGCTGGGTTCCAGACCCGTGACGTTCACGCCGCGCCGCGCCAGGAACGACGTGACCCGCCCGGTGCCCGCCCCGACCTCCAGCACCGGGCCGCCCGCGCGTTCGCCCACCCCGCCGTAGAAGTGCAGGTCGTCACGGTACACGTCGTACTGGTGGTCGTACAGGTCGGCGAACTCGTCGTAATTCACGCCGCCCAGCGTAGCGCGTGCCCGCGCCTACTGCGGCACTCTTATCGCGGGACCTCGCCGTACAGCCGCAGGAAGTCCTCGCGGCTCAGGACACTCAGTTTAGGGGCCTGAGTGGTTGCGCCCGCTCCGTACGCGCGGCGCAGTACGTTCGCCCAGAGACGCAGGCGGCGCCCCGTGGCGGGCGGCAGGTCGTGCGTCTCGAAGCCCAGCCGCTCCAGGATCGGTGTGACCGCCGACTGGCAGTACACGGCCTGCGCCCCGCGCAGTTCCGGGCGGCGCTGCAGGTCGGCCGCGACCCGCCGGAAGTCCTGCCGGGCCACGCGCACCGTGCCGACCGGGCCGAGCTGCGACATCAGCGCGTTGTTCGCGTGGTACTCGGCGGCCGGGACGCCCGCGCGCAGGTGTAGGCCGCCGCCCGGTGCAGAGCCACGTAGCGTCAGTTCCGGCCCCGGAAACCGGGTGGGGGAGACGCGCAGGATCGAGTCCTTCAGGCCCCCGGCCGGTTCGGTGCGCGTGAGGCGGTCCAGCAGGCGGTCCAGGGCGCCCATCAGGCGGGGCGGGAGGTCGGCGGGCCGTTCCGTGCGCAGCCCCTCCAGCTGCGCGAGGCTGGTCGCTGTGTACCCGCGTTCCTTCAGGTCCGCCAGCACGCCGGGCAGCGCCGGGACGGTCACCCGCGCGCCGGGGCCCGCGTCGTGCAGCACGATCACGGCCCCCGGTTGCAGCGCGCGGCGCAAATGGGCGCGCAGGCCGCCGGGCGTCTGCCCGGCCCGCCAGTCCTGCCCTTCCAGGCTCCAGTGCGCTCCGGTCAGGCCGGCGGCCCGCTGGCCCAGCCGCGTGAACAGGCTGTACGCACCGTGCGGCGGGCGGTGCAGCGTCACGGGCTGCGTGCCGCCCACCTGCCGGATGACCGCGCCGATGCGGGCCGCCGCGTCGCCCGGATCACGCCATGCGCCCCAGGGGGTTCGCAGCCACGCGTGACGGTGTTTCACGGCGTGCGCCTGCACCTCGTGCCCCTCGCGCAGCATCCGCGCGATCAGATCCGGGTGCGCCTCCGCCTGCGCGGCCAGCACGAAGAACGTGGCGTGCGCGCCCGCCGCGTTCAGGGCGTCCAGTACGGCCGGGGTGCTGCGGGGGTCCGGGCCGTCGTCGAAGGTCAGGGCCACCACCCGGCGGGTCTGCGGCCCGGCGCGCAGCAGGCCCAGGTTCGCGCGCTGCCACAGCAGGAACGGCCCGCCGATCACCAGCAGGCCCGCCGCCGCGACGCCCAGCGCCGCCACGCGGTTCGGGGTGGACTTCATGCGCGCCCCAGGCGGCCCAGCACCGCCTGCGCCACCCGGTCGGCGGCGTCCGGGATGCCCAGTTGGCTGGCGGCGGCGCTCATGGCTGCGTGCGTGTCGGGGTCCAGGGCGCGCAGTACGGCAGGCCTCAACTCGCGCAGTTGCCGCGCCCAGATGGCCGCGCCGTGGCGCTCCAGCAGGTCGGCGTTGTGCTCCTCCTGTCCCGGAATGGGTTCGTGAATGACCATCGGCACGCCCAGCGTGGTTGCCTCGGCCACCGTCAGGCCGCCCGCCTTGCCGACCACCAGATCCGAGGCGGCCAGCAGTTCCGGAAAGTCGGTCGTGAAGCCCAGCCGGTGAACGGTCGCGCCGCCCACCCGCCCCACGCCCTGCCCGTCCGCACCGGCCAGCACCAGGACCTGCACGCGCCGCCCCAGGTTCGACAGTTCGTTCAGGACGCCGCGCAGCGCCCGGAACGTGCCGGTCCCGCCGCCCGAGATCAGGATCACCGGCTGGTCGGGGCGCAGGCCGTGGCGTTCTCGCAGCGCCGCGCGGTCCGCGCCGATCAGGGTGCGGAACACCGGCGCGATGGGAATGCCGGTCACGACCACCCGCTCCGGCGGGATCTTCCAGTCGGCCATCTGTCCGGCCGCCTCGGGGGTCGCCACCATCAGCAGGTCCGCCTCGGGCCGCGCCCAGTGGTGATGCACGCGGTAATCGGTGACAATCAGCGCGTTCAGGAAGTTCAGCCGCAGGCGCGTGCGGGCCGCTGCGGCCGCCGCCACCGGAATCGGGTAGGAACTGACGACCACCTCAGGCCGCACCTCGCGCACGTCGCGGACCGTGCCGCGCAGCCCCATGTGGTGAAAGGTGCCCACCACGGCGCGCGGTTCGCTCTCGCGGTCCGTCCAGTTGTAGAACGCGCGGTAGATGCCCGGCGCGTACCGCAGCCACAGGTCGTACGTGCCGGCCGTGACGGTCCGCTCGACCGGGTTCAGGTACGTCAGGAAGTCCGCGTGCCGGGCGTGTAGGTTCACGCCGCGCGCCCGCAGCGCCGTGTCCAGCGCCCGGTTCGCCTGATGGTGCCCGCGCCCGAAACCGGTGGACATGATCAGTGTCCGCAGTTCCGGCCCAGTTGGCCCGGTGGGGGGCGGTGGGGGTGCGGTCAAGTGCGCCTCAGCTGCCACAGGCCCGCCCCGGCAAACAGCACGTTCGCCAGCCACACGCCGGCCTCAGGGAAGGCCGGGATCAGGCCCGCCAGGGTCAGGCCCACGAAGAACAGCAGGTAGTACGCCACGGCGATCATCAGCGCGATGCCCAGACTGACGCCCAGCGTCCGCCCGAACCGCAGCGCGAACGGCAGGGCCGCCAGCACCAGCACCAGGTTCGCAAACGGCAGGGCCAGTTTGCGGTTCAGGTTCACGCGCGCCCCGGCGCGGTCGGCGGCGCTCACGCCGGGTGCGGTCAGCTTGGTGATCAGTTCGGGCCAGCCCTCGGCGTCCGCGCCGATCGCGTCGGCGTACTGCGCGAGCGTCTGCTTGCGGCTCAGGCCGGTGTCCACGTTCAGGGTGTCGGTGGCCTTCTCGGGCACGATCACGCTGGGGAACACGTCCTGCACCGCCGCGCGGAAGGCGGCCGGGTCGTTCTCGGGCACGCGGGTCAGGGCGGCGACCGCGCCGTAATCCACCACGAATGTCGAGTACCCGCTGAGGCTCAGGCGGTTGTTCTCGAAGGTGCCGCGCTCGGCCAGGATGACCGTGCCGCGCCCCGCCGAGTCCGGTTGCCACTTCTGCACGCGCACGCCCCGCAGTTCCCGCTTGCCGGCGTCGTAGCCCTGCATGGACAGCGTCAGGTTGTTACCCAGGTCCACGGTCTTGCCCACCAGTTGCGACAGGCCCGCGCCGGTCAGGGCGTCCCAGTACAGGCCGCGCGTTTCCACGTTCGCGCGCGGCGCGACCCACAGGCTCAGCCACACCGACAGGGCCGTGACGAGCAGCGCCACGGCCGCCGCCGGGCGTGCGATGCGGCCCAGGCTGATCCCGCCGCCCTGCACCGCCACGAGTTCCCGTTCGGTGCTCATGCGGCCGAACGCCACGACCGTCATCAGCACCACTGCCATCGGGAAGACCTTCACCAGCGTGTCCGGCATCTGGTACCCGATCCAGCGGGCGATCAGGCCCACCGGCACGCCACTGAGCCACTGACTGGAGATGAAGAAGTACCCGAAGCTCAGGACCGCCGTGAACAGCAGCGTGCCGGCCAGCAGCGGCGGCAGCAGTTCCGCCGTCACGTAGCGGGTCAGGCGCGTCACGCCTCACCCCGGCGCGGCGCGGGCAGGTGGACCGGATTGAAAGGTGACACGCACCTCTCAACCAGCGCCCCGGTCACCCTTTGCCCACCGCGAACAGAATGGTCGCCTCGGCCACCACCACGCCGTCCACCTCGGCGCGGCAGGTGGTCTTGCCCAGGCCCCGGCGCAGGAACTCCAGTTTCGCGTGCAGGTGCAGCTGATCACCGGGAATCACCTTTCGCCTGAAGCGCGCACCCTCGATC
The DNA window shown above is from Deinococcus sp. LM3 and carries:
- a CDS encoding class I SAM-dependent methyltransferase, encoding MNYDEFADLYDHQYDVYRDDLHFYGGVGERAGGPVLEVGAGTGRVTSFLARRGVNVTGLEPSARMIERAQERAAKDSLNMRFVQGDVRTFRLDERFETVIAPFNALMHLYTPNEQLQGLENIHAHLKTGGSFVFDLYVPRFGKANTVRHEGETFHTPDGRRTDVFLVQRHDRPRQHITTEYHVDTTQPDGTLNRRHYTLTQRYYTRYEVEWLLRFAGFESPRVTGSFQGGPLEAGSDVMVFSTRAL
- a CDS encoding polysaccharide deacetylase family protein, which encodes MKSTPNRVAALGVAAAGLLVIGGPFLLWQRANLGLLRAGPQTRRVVALTFDDGPDPRSTPAVLDALNAAGAHATFFVLAAQAEAHPDLIARMLREGHEVQAHAVKHRHAWLRTPWGAWRDPGDAAARIGAVIRQVGGTQPVTLHRPPHGAYSLFTRLGQRAAGLTGAHWSLEGQDWRAGQTPGGLRAHLRRALQPGAVIVLHDAGPGARVTVPALPGVLADLKERGYTATSLAQLEGLRTERPADLPPRLMGALDRLLDRLTRTEPAGGLKDSILRVSPTRFPGPELTLRGSAPGGGLHLRAGVPAAEYHANNALMSQLGPVGTVRVARQDFRRVAADLQRRPELRGAQAVYCQSAVTPILERLGFETHDLPPATGRRLRLWANVLRRAYGAGATTQAPKLSVLSREDFLRLYGEVPR
- a CDS encoding glycosyltransferase; protein product: MSTGFGRGHHQANRALDTALRARGVNLHARHADFLTYLNPVERTVTAGTYDLWLRYAPGIYRAFYNWTDRESEPRAVVGTFHHMGLRGTVRDVREVRPEVVVSSYPIPVAAAAAARTRLRLNFLNALIVTDYRVHHHWARPEADLLMVATPEAAGQMADWKIPPERVVVTGIPIAPVFRTLIGADRAALRERHGLRPDQPVILISGGGTGTFRALRGVLNELSNLGRRVQVLVLAGADGQGVGRVGGATVHRLGFTTDFPELLAASDLVVGKAGGLTVAEATTLGVPMVIHEPIPGQEEHNADLLERHGAAIWARQLRELRPAVLRALDPDTHAAMSAAASQLGIPDAADRVAQAVLGRLGRA
- a CDS encoding LptF/LptG family permease, with protein sequence MTRLTRYVTAELLPPLLAGTLLFTAVLSFGYFFISSQWLSGVPVGLIARWIGYQMPDTLVKVFPMAVVLMTVVAFGRMSTERELVAVQGGGISLGRIARPAAAVALLVTALSVWLSLWVAPRANVETRGLYWDALTGAGLSQLVGKTVDLGNNLTLSMQGYDAGKRELRGVRVQKWQPDSAGRGTVILAERGTFENNRLSLSGYSTFVVDYGAVAALTRVPENDPAAFRAAVQDVFPSVIVPEKATDTLNVDTGLSRKQTLAQYADAIGADAEGWPELITKLTAPGVSAADRAGARVNLNRKLALPFANLVLVLAALPFALRFGRTLGVSLGIALMIAVAYYLLFFVGLTLAGLIPAFPEAGVWLANVLFAGAGLWQLRRT